Proteins from a single region of Pseudomonas sp. 10S4:
- a CDS encoding response regulator transcription factor, with protein MSQALRLVLADDHEVTRTGFVALLAGHPQFEVVGQARDGQEAVELCEQLLPDIVILDIRMPVLNGLGAARLLQQRLPALKVVIFTMDDSPDHLEAAMNAGAVGYLLKDASRDEVIDALQRVAAGEEALNSAVSARLLRRMTERNASGGTPSENLTARERQVLALVANGMSNRQIGEQLGITTGTAKAHVERVIGKLGAADRTQAAVRGIALGLVTQP; from the coding sequence ATGAGCCAAGCCTTACGCCTGGTGCTGGCCGACGATCACGAAGTCACACGCACCGGTTTCGTCGCGCTGCTGGCCGGTCATCCGCAATTCGAAGTGGTTGGTCAGGCCCGTGATGGCCAGGAAGCGGTCGAACTGTGCGAACAGCTGCTGCCCGACATCGTCATCCTCGACATTCGCATGCCGGTGCTCAACGGCCTCGGCGCCGCACGCCTGCTTCAACAACGCCTGCCGGCATTGAAAGTGGTGATTTTCACCATGGACGACAGCCCCGATCACCTCGAAGCGGCGATGAATGCCGGCGCCGTGGGCTACCTGCTCAAAGACGCCAGCCGTGATGAAGTGATCGACGCCTTGCAGCGGGTCGCCGCTGGCGAAGAAGCCCTGAATAGCGCAGTCAGCGCCCGTCTGCTACGGCGCATGACCGAGCGCAATGCCAGTGGCGGCACACCGTCCGAAAACCTGACCGCACGGGAACGCCAGGTACTCGCGCTGGTGGCCAACGGTATGAGTAATCGTCAAATTGGCGAGCAACTGGGGATTACCACCGGCACCGCCAAAGCCCACGTCGAACGGGTCATTGGCAAACTCGGGGCGGCAGATCGGACCCAGGCTGCCGTGCGCGGAATTGCGTTGGGCCTGGTGACTCAACCATGA
- a CDS encoding sensor histidine kinase, with protein sequence MQSPPHDPGSALSFRTEYRQSQSRAARLRLLVDTGQALTQLAPDAMRQCVLARACAFLAMDHGLLLEWDAGGRVSITARHGSLDQVNSLEAVADSTMRTPCWQDRPGDALPNVLRVPLRGGDGNAFGALVLANSVSLRAPDNEDIESLHLLATLLAAHLENDRLLTTLKTRDRTLSDLVNRLFRAQEDERKRVAYDLHDGLAQTLAGLHQRLQGFAGRCPTLPDTLGADLQAILALAQHCVVEGRQLIGGLRPTVLDDFGVLKAVDKEADRLRDAGISVQWVTRCEARLPSQVEIALFRIAQEAINNILKHAHASHAQLALELHEGQALLRVDDNGKGFAVEQRLDTAGARHLGLAAMQERASLLGGQLTCVSSAECGTHLRVSVPFDLNGTPQ encoded by the coding sequence ATGCAAAGCCCACCGCACGACCCCGGTAGCGCCCTGTCCTTTCGCACTGAGTATCGACAATCCCAAAGTCGCGCGGCGCGCCTGCGATTGTTGGTGGACACCGGGCAAGCGTTGACCCAACTGGCCCCGGACGCCATGCGCCAATGCGTGTTGGCCCGGGCTTGCGCGTTCCTTGCGATGGACCACGGGCTGCTGCTGGAATGGGACGCCGGCGGCCGCGTCAGTATCACCGCCCGACATGGCAGCCTCGATCAAGTGAACAGCCTGGAAGCGGTTGCCGACAGCACAATGCGCACGCCGTGCTGGCAGGATCGTCCGGGGGATGCCTTGCCCAACGTGCTGCGGGTGCCGTTGCGCGGCGGCGACGGCAATGCCTTTGGCGCACTGGTGCTGGCCAACAGCGTCAGCCTGCGGGCGCCCGACAACGAAGACATCGAATCCCTGCACTTGCTCGCCACCCTGCTGGCCGCGCACCTTGAAAACGATCGACTGCTGACGACGCTCAAGACGCGGGATCGCACGCTGTCGGACCTGGTCAACCGGTTGTTTCGCGCCCAGGAAGACGAACGCAAACGCGTGGCCTACGACCTGCATGACGGCTTGGCCCAAACCCTCGCCGGGCTGCACCAGCGCCTGCAAGGTTTTGCCGGACGCTGCCCGACACTGCCGGACACCTTGGGTGCAGACCTGCAGGCCATTTTGGCGCTGGCCCAGCATTGCGTGGTGGAAGGCCGGCAACTGATCGGCGGCTTGCGTCCGACAGTGCTCGACGATTTCGGTGTGCTCAAAGCCGTCGACAAAGAAGCCGATCGCCTGCGCGATGCCGGGATCAGCGTGCAATGGGTCACCCGCTGCGAGGCGCGGTTGCCCAGCCAGGTGGAAATCGCCTTGTTCAGGATCGCCCAGGAAGCGATCAACAACATCCTCAAACACGCGCACGCCAGCCACGCACAACTGGCACTGGAACTGCACGAAGGCCAGGCCTTGCTGCGGGTGGACGACAACGGCAAAGGGTTTGCCGTCGAACAACGCCTCGACACGGCCGGCGCCCGGCACTTGGGGCTGGCGGCCATGCAGGAGCGCGCGAGCCTGCTGGGCGGGCAACTCACCTGTGTCAGCAGTGCCGAATGCGGAACGCACCTGCGCGTCAGCGTACCTTTTGACCTGAATGGAACACCGCAATGA